The proteins below are encoded in one region of Methylophilales bacterium:
- a CDS encoding bifunctional aconitate hydratase 2/2-methylisocitrate dehydratase translates to MLKSYLSDEEKRIEQGLPALALTPEQTADLVELLKQDELEQSEKLIDIFINKVPAGVDPAAYIKAAFLNDIATKKITSPYISPEYATELLSTMLGGYNVQALVKLLKSDQAEVAAESLSKSVLIFDSYYDVEKLHNKGNKYATKVLKSWAAADWFTTKPKTPNKIKMIVFKADGEINTDDLSPAQEAWSRPDIPLHAKSMLLNKTPDIFDQIKNLKGKNLPIVFVGDIVGTGSSRKSAINSLQWHFGKSIPHVPNKNTEGVILGGKIAPIFFNTAEDSGAIPIECEVSNFKTGDIIEIDFSKGKISDESNNVLSSFDIRPKTLLDEVRAGGRVSLIIGKGLTEKSRNTLGLGATKIFIESINKGQKKHGFTLAQKMVGKACGVDGISPGTYCEPKITTVGSQDTTGAMTRDELKDLACLGFSAELVMQSFCHTAAYPKPVDIELQHTLPEFMSSRGGVSLKAGDGVIHSWLNRMILPDTVGTGGDSHTRFPIGISFPAGSGLVAFAAAIGVIPIDMPESVLVRFSGEMQPGITLRDLVNAIPYYAIQENQLTIGKKGKKNIFNGKILEIEGLPDLKVEQAFEFSDASAERSANGCTVRLNEEPIIEFLQSNVFLMEKMIENGYQDARTLSRRINEMKEWIQSPKLLKPDEDAQYAYTLNIDLNSITEPLVACPNDPDDIKKLSEVELNKIDEVFIGSCMTNIGHYRAAGFVMKNEEKAVNQLWIAPPTRMDESQLKKEGIYKIFEQVGARTEIPGCSLCMGNQARVEDKATVFSTSTRNFDNRMGKDAQVYLGSAELASICALLGYIPSKEEYLKFMKDKINKDSSEIYKYLNFDQLTDYNSKYIEIAPVS, encoded by the coding sequence ATGCTTAAATCGTACTTATCGGACGAAGAAAAAAGAATAGAACAAGGCCTGCCTGCGCTTGCATTAACACCTGAACAGACAGCAGACTTAGTAGAACTCCTTAAACAAGATGAATTAGAGCAATCTGAAAAATTGATTGATATTTTTATCAATAAGGTCCCGGCCGGAGTCGATCCAGCAGCTTATATAAAAGCAGCATTTTTGAATGATATAGCAACAAAAAAAATTACGAGTCCTTATATAAGTCCAGAGTACGCTACAGAATTATTATCAACCATGCTTGGTGGTTATAACGTTCAAGCACTTGTTAAGCTGCTTAAGAGCGATCAAGCTGAAGTGGCCGCTGAGTCATTATCAAAAAGTGTGCTCATTTTCGATTCATACTACGACGTTGAAAAACTTCATAATAAAGGCAATAAATATGCAACTAAAGTGCTTAAGTCCTGGGCAGCGGCAGACTGGTTTACAACAAAACCTAAAACACCTAATAAAATTAAAATGATTGTCTTTAAGGCTGATGGAGAAATCAATACTGACGATTTGTCACCTGCACAAGAGGCATGGTCTAGGCCTGATATTCCGCTTCATGCAAAATCTATGCTGTTGAATAAGACTCCAGATATTTTTGATCAAATAAAAAATTTAAAAGGAAAAAACCTCCCCATTGTTTTTGTTGGCGATATTGTTGGAACGGGCTCATCAAGAAAGTCCGCGATCAATTCTCTTCAGTGGCATTTTGGTAAGTCAATTCCTCATGTACCAAACAAAAATACTGAGGGCGTGATATTAGGTGGAAAAATTGCGCCTATTTTCTTTAATACAGCAGAGGACTCAGGTGCGATACCCATTGAATGTGAGGTTTCAAATTTTAAGACAGGAGACATAATAGAAATTGACTTTTCAAAAGGAAAAATTTCTGACGAAAGTAATAATGTCTTATCAAGTTTCGATATCAGACCGAAAACACTCCTTGATGAGGTGAGGGCGGGTGGAAGAGTCTCCCTAATTATTGGTAAAGGGTTAACTGAAAAATCAAGAAATACATTAGGTCTCGGAGCAACAAAAATCTTTATAGAGTCAATAAACAAAGGACAAAAAAAACATGGTTTTACATTAGCCCAGAAGATGGTTGGCAAGGCTTGTGGTGTTGATGGCATCTCCCCCGGGACCTATTGCGAGCCAAAAATAACAACGGTTGGATCACAAGATACTACGGGTGCTATGACTAGAGATGAGCTTAAGGACCTAGCATGCTTAGGGTTTAGTGCTGAATTAGTTATGCAGAGCTTTTGTCATACGGCAGCGTACCCAAAGCCAGTTGACATTGAGCTTCAACACACATTACCTGAATTTATGAGTAGCCGAGGAGGCGTGTCTCTCAAAGCGGGAGATGGAGTAATACATTCATGGCTTAACAGGATGATACTCCCGGACACGGTAGGTACAGGTGGGGATTCACATACCCGTTTCCCTATCGGAATATCTTTCCCTGCAGGCTCAGGTCTAGTCGCATTTGCGGCTGCCATTGGTGTGATACCAATTGATATGCCAGAGTCAGTACTTGTTCGATTTTCTGGTGAAATGCAACCTGGGATTACCTTAAGGGATTTAGTTAATGCAATTCCTTATTATGCGATCCAAGAAAATCAGCTAACAATTGGGAAAAAAGGTAAAAAGAATATCTTTAACGGCAAGATATTGGAGATTGAAGGGTTACCTGACCTAAAGGTTGAGCAAGCTTTTGAGTTTTCTGATGCTTCAGCTGAAAGATCTGCTAACGGCTGTACAGTGAGATTAAATGAAGAACCCATCATCGAATTTTTGCAATCTAATGTTTTCTTAATGGAAAAAATGATCGAAAATGGTTATCAGGATGCAAGAACCTTAAGTCGTAGAATTAATGAAATGAAGGAATGGATTCAAAGTCCGAAACTACTTAAACCAGATGAAGACGCTCAATATGCATATACTTTAAATATAGATTTAAACTCTATAACAGAACCATTAGTTGCCTGCCCAAACGATCCAGACGATATAAAAAAATTATCAGAGGTTGAGTTAAATAAAATTGATGAGGTTTTTATTGGGAGTTGTATGACAAACATTGGCCATTACAGGGCCGCTGGTTTTGTAATGAAAAATGAAGAGAAAGCTGTTAATCAGTTATGGATTGCACCACCGACCAGGATGGATGAGTCGCAACTAAAAAAAGAAGGAATCTATAAGATTTTCGAGCAAGTTGGCGCAAGGACTGAAATACCAGGCTGTAGCCTTTGTATGGGAAACCAGGCAAGAGTTGAGGATAAAGCAACGGTCTTTTCAACCAGCACAAGAAACTTTGATAATAGGATGGGTAAGGATGCCCAAGTGTATCTTGGCTCAGCTGAATTGGCATCTATATGCGCATTGCTAGGTTACATTCCTTCGAAAGAGGAGTATTTGAAGTTTATGAAGGATAAGATAAATAAAGACTCGAGTGAAATTTATAAGTATTTAAATTTTGATCAACTCACTGACTACAACAGTAAATATATAGAGATTGCCCCTGTGAGCTAA
- a CDS encoding outer membrane beta-barrel protein: MKKINLFVSLIFISTTAFSETRSLFEGAYLGIDLSRVMSSDEKGTESSNGVSSGYTLDTDYDGSLSLGLKGGYNWLVSDKIVFGLDASFHKYDNDKHNATWYVNGVIDTRYPESAKIDNRFDLKAKLGYLFDNSKSLVYLTSGYSRIDIERTDQVTVGVGGGQFNGTATNKKHSDGWVIGLGGEHFISDNLSMSAEYLYTNYGSETVDTAYMYGAGAQQHYDYDDQTLRIGLAYWFK; the protein is encoded by the coding sequence ATGAAAAAAATAAATCTTTTTGTATCACTTATATTTATCTCAACTACAGCGTTCTCTGAAACTCGATCTTTGTTTGAAGGAGCGTATTTAGGTATAGATTTATCAAGAGTCATGTCTTCAGATGAAAAAGGTACTGAGTCGTCTAATGGAGTTTCTTCAGGATATACTTTAGATACTGATTATGACGGAAGCCTATCTTTAGGACTTAAGGGAGGTTATAACTGGCTTGTTTCAGACAAAATAGTATTTGGCTTGGACGCAAGTTTTCATAAATATGATAATGACAAGCACAATGCTACTTGGTATGTGAATGGAGTAATAGATACTCGCTATCCTGAAAGCGCAAAAATTGATAATCGTTTCGATCTAAAAGCAAAATTGGGTTATTTATTTGATAATTCAAAATCTCTTGTATATTTAACCTCAGGTTATTCAAGAATAGATATTGAGCGTACAGACCAAGTTACCGTTGGTGTAGGGGGTGGGCAATTTAACGGAACAGCAACAAACAAGAAACATTCAGATGGTTGGGTTATCGGTTTAGGTGGGGAGCATTTTATTTCTGATAATCTTTCAATGAGTGCAGAATACCTTTATACCAATTATGGTTCCGAAACTGTCGATACTGCATATATGTATGGTGCTGGGGCACAACAACATTACGACTATGATGACCAAACATTACGAATCGGATTGGCTTATTGGTTCAAATAA
- the uvrC gene encoding excinuclease ABC subunit UvrC, which translates to MNDLKKEIKKFPSLPGIYRMINDKNEIIYIGKAKDIKKRVNSYFGKNHASPRTKMMVSNINSIEFTVTNTEAEALILENNLIRNHMPRYNVIFRDDKSYPYLKISGDQYPRISFHRGVQKKDQNYFGPFPNSPAVRDSIKLLQKVFLLRTCENSVFKNRSRPCMEHQIQRCSAPCVDLISEDDYREDIDQAMMFLNGKDTKVINSLSEKMNIFSENNEFERAAIFRDRIQSLRQVRLKQFVSDFSENDADIIAIEEKDGVFCVNLVMIRNAKHLGDKSFFPKGIADNSDNNILEIFIAQYYDEKSPPPVVIIEKKVNKGLLEKFFELKKYKKIKIITRLTNEKRMWMEMAKKNALIAISQKSNETLSFKNKIEAFTQLLNIPSNKNRIECFDVSHMMGEGTVASCVVFDKNGIQKKDYRRYNIKNNKPGDDYAAMQEVLERRYKKIVDTDGIRPDVVLIDGGKGQLGIAVKIMKQLSLDDIILVGVTKGEKRKSGAETLHIANGDILENIDINNMGFQLIIQIRDEAHRFAITGHRARRKKARFTSSLEEIEGIGQTKRRNLLVYFGGIQGIKEADVRELLLVEGINVKLAETIYNHFH; encoded by the coding sequence TTGAATGATCTAAAAAAAGAGATTAAAAAATTTCCCAGCCTGCCGGGTATATATAGAATGATCAATGATAAAAATGAGATCATTTATATCGGTAAGGCCAAGGATATTAAAAAAAGGGTGAATTCGTATTTTGGAAAGAATCACGCAAGCCCCAGAACAAAAATGATGGTAAGTAATATAAATTCTATTGAATTTACTGTGACAAATACTGAGGCAGAAGCCTTAATTCTTGAGAATAACCTAATTAGAAATCACATGCCAAGATACAATGTTATTTTTAGGGATGACAAATCATATCCTTATTTAAAAATTTCAGGCGACCAGTACCCAAGAATATCATTTCATCGAGGCGTACAAAAAAAAGATCAAAATTATTTTGGGCCTTTTCCAAATTCACCTGCGGTCAGAGATAGCATAAAACTTTTACAAAAAGTTTTTTTATTAAGAACATGTGAAAATTCTGTATTTAAAAATAGATCACGTCCCTGTATGGAACATCAAATTCAAAGATGTTCAGCACCTTGTGTTGATTTAATCTCAGAGGATGACTACAGGGAAGATATTGATCAGGCAATGATGTTTTTAAATGGGAAAGATACTAAGGTAATCAATAGCTTATCTGAAAAGATGAATATTTTTTCAGAAAATAATGAGTTTGAAAGAGCGGCTATTTTCAGAGATAGAATTCAAAGTTTAAGACAAGTCAGACTCAAACAATTTGTAAGTGATTTTAGTGAAAATGATGCTGATATTATTGCAATCGAAGAAAAAGATGGAGTTTTTTGTGTAAATTTAGTGATGATCAGAAATGCTAAGCACCTAGGAGATAAAAGTTTTTTCCCAAAGGGTATAGCAGATAATTCAGACAATAACATTCTAGAAATTTTTATCGCTCAATATTATGATGAAAAGTCACCACCACCTGTCGTTATCATTGAGAAAAAAGTAAACAAGGGCTTACTTGAGAAATTTTTTGAATTAAAAAAATATAAAAAAATTAAAATCATTACTAGGCTAACGAATGAAAAAAGAATGTGGATGGAAATGGCAAAGAAAAATGCATTGATTGCTATAAGCCAAAAAAGTAATGAAACATTAAGCTTTAAAAATAAAATTGAGGCATTTACTCAGTTATTAAATATTCCCTCAAATAAAAATCGAATTGAATGTTTTGATGTCAGCCATATGATGGGTGAGGGGACTGTTGCCTCTTGTGTGGTATTTGATAAAAATGGAATTCAAAAAAAAGATTACCGCCGATATAACATCAAAAATAATAAGCCTGGTGACGATTATGCTGCCATGCAAGAGGTGTTAGAGAGACGGTATAAAAAAATTGTTGATACAGATGGGATAAGACCAGATGTCGTTCTGATTGATGGTGGAAAGGGTCAGCTAGGTATTGCTGTCAAGATTATGAAGCAACTTAGCTTGGATGACATAATCCTGGTAGGGGTAACCAAGGGCGAAAAAAGAAAATCTGGAGCTGAAACATTACACATTGCGAATGGAGATATTTTAGAAAATATCGATATCAATAACATGGGCTTTCAATTAATCATTCAAATACGAGATGAGGCCCATCGATTTGCAATTACAGGCCACAGGGCAAGAAGAAAAAAAGCTCGATTCACCTCCTCATTGGAAGAAATTGAAGGCATAGGACAAACGAAACGAAGAAATTTACTTGTCTACTTTGGTGGAATTCAAGGTATCAAAGAGGCTGATGTTCGAGAGCTATTATTAGTCGAAGGAATTAATGTAAAATTAGCCGAGACTATTTACAATCATTTTCATTAA
- a CDS encoding uracil-DNA glycosylase, with product MNYDANCNRCDRLNDFLSVSKKKYPDYFCKPVPAFGDKNIKLLIVGLAPGLHGANKTGRPFTGDHAGIILYETLFKHGLSNKPNSKERSDGLELHNCRITNAVKCLPPLNKPTTLEIKNCNQFLKCEIELLKPKTILLALGTIAHNAILSALTLTKKNFSFSHAARHELPNDLILYDSYHCSRYNTQTRRLTTQMFNDVFLSIKKEMEE from the coding sequence ATGAATTATGATGCTAATTGTAATAGATGTGATCGGTTAAATGATTTTCTAAGTGTTTCAAAGAAAAAATACCCAGATTATTTTTGTAAGCCTGTCCCAGCCTTTGGGGATAAAAATATAAAGTTACTCATTGTGGGATTGGCTCCAGGCCTTCATGGAGCGAATAAAACTGGCCGCCCCTTTACGGGTGATCACGCGGGCATCATTTTATATGAAACATTATTTAAGCATGGTCTCTCAAATAAACCGAACTCAAAGGAGAGGAGTGATGGCCTTGAGTTACATAATTGTAGAATTACCAATGCCGTAAAGTGCCTACCCCCCCTCAACAAACCCACAACGCTAGAAATTAAAAATTGCAATCAATTCCTAAAATGCGAGATAGAATTGCTTAAACCTAAAACTATCCTATTAGCGTTAGGAACAATTGCACATAACGCGATTTTATCTGCACTCACCTTAACAAAAAAAAATTTTAGTTTTTCTCATGCCGCTAGGCATGAATTACCAAATGACCTAATTCTTTATGATAGTTACCACTGCAGTCGATATAATACTCAAACAAGGAGATTAACAACTCAAATGTTTAATGATGTTTTTTTATCAATCAAAAAAGAAATGGAGGAATAA
- the pgsA gene encoding CDP-diacylglycerol--glycerol-3-phosphate 3-phosphatidyltransferase, giving the protein MNVPNLLTLFRVALIPVLVIIFYVPDSTLSLTEKNILGTFIFSLAAITDWLDGYLARKLKQTSKFGAFLDPVADKLIVITALLLLLDLGRINLVIALIIIGREFTVSSLREWMAQLGKSQSIAVAFIGKLKTTAQMAAIIFLLYFENIGFIPIQKIGEILIYLAALLTVISMFYYLKISINAVKKM; this is encoded by the coding sequence ATTAATGTACCAAATTTACTGACTTTATTTAGGGTAGCCTTAATACCTGTCTTAGTCATTATTTTTTATGTACCTGATAGCACTCTCAGCCTGACGGAAAAAAATATCTTAGGAACTTTTATCTTTTCTTTAGCAGCAATCACAGATTGGCTTGATGGGTATTTAGCGAGAAAATTAAAACAAACATCAAAATTTGGTGCCTTCCTTGATCCAGTGGCTGATAAATTAATTGTGATTACAGCATTGCTTTTGTTATTAGATCTAGGGCGCATTAACTTAGTGATTGCATTAATTATTATTGGTAGAGAATTTACGGTTAGCTCTTTAAGAGAATGGATGGCGCAGTTAGGCAAGTCGCAAAGTATTGCTGTCGCCTTTATTGGCAAATTAAAAACTACCGCACAAATGGCGGCTATTATATTTTTATTATATTTTGAAAATATTGGATTTATTCCGATACAAAAAATAGGAGAAATCTTGATATATCTAGCAGCATTACTGACCGTTATATCGATGTTTTATTATTTGAAAATATCAATAAATGCCGTAAAAAAAATGTAA
- a CDS encoding 4-oxalocrotonate tautomerase family protein, with the protein MPYINVKLAGKLDKNQKQEIAKEITDVMQRVANKPASYTYIVFEEVESEDWAIGGNLLG; encoded by the coding sequence ATGCCATATATAAATGTGAAACTCGCTGGAAAACTTGATAAAAACCAAAAGCAAGAAATAGCGAAGGAAATAACGGATGTAATGCAAAGGGTTGCTAACAAACCAGCATCATATACCTATATCGTATTTGAAGAAGTTGAATCTGAAGATTGGGCAATTGGAGGCAATTTACTGGGTTAG